From Camelus ferus isolate YT-003-E chromosome 15, BCGSAC_Cfer_1.0, whole genome shotgun sequence, the proteins below share one genomic window:
- the C1D gene encoding nuclear nucleic acid-binding protein C1D, producing MAGEEMNEDYPVEIHEYLSTFENSIGAVDEMLKTMMSVSRNELLQKLDPLEQAKVDLVSAYTLNSMFWVYLATQGINPKEHPVKQELERIRVYMNRVKEITDKKKAGKLDRGAASRFVKNALWEPKPKNASKVANKGKSKN from the exons ATGGCAGGcgaagaaatgaatgaagactATCCAGTAGAAATTCATGAGTATTTATCAACATTTGAGAATTCCATTGGTGCTGTGGATGAGATGCTAAAGACCATGATGTCTGTTTCTAGAAATGAGTTGTTGCAGaag ttggACCCACTTGAACAGGCAAAAGTGGATTTAGTTTCTGCTTACACATTAAATTCAATGTTTTGGG TTTACTTGGCAACTCAGGGAATTAATCCTAAGGAACATCCAGTAAAGCAGGAATTG gAAAGAATCAGAGTGTACATGAACAGAGTCAAGGAAataacagacaagaaaaaggcTGGCAAGCTGGACAGAGGTGCAGCCTCAAGATTCGTTAAGAATGCTCTCTGGGAACCAAAACCTAAAAATGCATCCAAAGTTGCCAataagggaaaaagtaaaaattga